The Ferrovibrio sp. MS7 sequence CTATGACCGGTTGGTGTTAGCCAATCTCGTCGCCGCAAAGCCAGGCTCCGGCTTCGTTGTCATCTACCGCGGCGAGGCCGAGAATCTGAAGCCGAAGCATGTTGCTGAAGCGGTCGATATCGCCTCGCTTCTGAGCGCCCAGCTTTCACAGAGCTTTGAAATCCGGGTTGGCGATGGCAGGCCGCCTGCCTCCTGGACCGAGCAATCGGAAATCAAGCGGCATTTGAGCGGCATTGGCCGCATGCTGCCGGCAGATGCCGATGCCTATGGCTCCGCACTCGGCTATTTTCCGCTGCGCCAACAGATCGCCCAGCGCCTCCGTGGCCAGCAAGTGCAGGTTGGAGAAGAAGGCCTTCTCCTGACCTTTGGTGCCAATCACGCACTCGATCTCATTATCCGCGCGATGCTGATGCCGGGTGATACCGTTTTGGTGGATGAGCCAGGCTACTATCCGCTCTTCGCGAAACTGGCGCTGGCGCAGGTGCGAATGGTTGGTATCCGGCGTCTGCCGGATGGACCGGATGTCGACGATCTGCTCGCAAAAATTCAGTCCGAGCGGCCCAAGCTGTTCTTCACCCAATCTCTGGGTCACAATCCGACCGGTGGCTCAATCACCCTGCCGGTTGCTCATGCTGTTCTCAAGATCGCGACGCAGTTCAACCTCCTGATCGTCGAAGACGATCCGTTTGTTGACCTACCGACCATCGCCAAAAGCAGATTGGCGACACTGGATCAGCTCAACAACGTCATCATGGTCGGCACTTTCTCCAAGACGCTTTCCGCTAGTCTGCGGTCCGGTTTCATCGCTGCCCGCAGCGACCGCATCGCGGCGCTGGCGGAACTCAAGATGCTGACCACCGTGAACAGTTCCGGCCATGTCGAGCGCCTGATCCACCGCCTGCTTGTCGAGGGTCATTATGATCGCCATCTGAAGCGGCTGGGGCAGCGTACGGAAGTCGCGTTGGCTGGCGTGCAGGAGAATCTGCTGCGGGCCGGTCAGCGGATATATTCCCAGAGCAATGGTGGCTATTACCTTTATCTGATGCTGCCAGAGGGCATCGACGATATGGAGTTTGCCCGGCAGGGTGCCAGGCAAAGCATCTTCATCGCTCCGGGCAGCTTGTTCTGCCTCGATAAAAACAATCACCTGGCGCGCGGCATTCGGATAAATGTCTCACGTGCCGATAATACGAAATTCTATGAATTCCTTTCCCGGCATAGCAGCTAGCGCTGCAGGGCAATGTAAGCATTCGCATCACCTCTTAAAGTTGCCGTCTGCGCGAGGATGCATCCCTGTTCAATATTGATCTTGGCTGCCTTGCAAAATGTCCGAAGCGGTTATGTGCAAAACAGCAAAAATCCCGAAATCTAGCGTGATGCTGGCTTGTCATGACTGCCATCGATTGCTTCAAGGTTATGGCCCGTATGGCTTGGGAGCCGGCATCGACAACAAAGCGCCTTTGGGAGGGACAAAATGTTGAAATTTACTGGCTATGTGGCCGCGGCGGTCGTTTCGGCGCTGTGCATGGCGTCGCCCGTTCGGGCCGATGAGGCTTATCCACGCCTGAACTTCACCTATGCTCACATGGTTGCCGCCAACAATGCGCTGGCGAAGTTCGATGTGCGCTGGATGGAAATCGTCGAGCAGCGCAGCGGCGGCAGGATCAAGTTCAAAGTGTTCTGGTCCGGCGCCATGGGTGGGCCGACGGAGATTCCGGATCTTGTGGGCTCCGGCTCGGTGGATTTCGGCTCCACTGCATTGGGCTATCTGCCGAGCCAGTTCCCGCTTTCCGGCGTGGTTGGCAACATGCAGCGCACATTCGCCACGCCAACGGATGCGCGTCAGGCCTCGATGGAGATCTTCTCGCTGCCGCCGGTACAGGCGGAGCTGACCAAGGCCAACATCGTTATCCTCAACACTACCACGGCGAATCCCTACAACCTGACCTGTACGAAGCCGATCAAGACCATGGACGAGCTGAAGGGCAAGCGGATCCGTGCCAACGGCAAGTACCCGCCGATTTTCTTCAACACCTTCGGCGCCAGCCCGCAGACCATCGCTTTCGCTGAAATGTATGAAGGCCTGGAAAAAGGCCTGATTGATTGCGCCTGGATGTCGCATGATTTCGCCATTTCCTCGAAACTGAACGAAGTGGCAAAGTTCGCTATTGACCTCAATCTCGGGGCTGTGCCGGCTACCCAGTTGCTAGTAAATCGTAAGAAGTTTGTTGGTTTGCCGAAGAAGGTGCAGGAGTTGCTGATGTCGGCGGCAGAGCAGAGCAGTGTCGACGAAGCGAAGTATCTTGCCGAGGTGATGACCAACACCATCAAGGTTGACATGCCAGCCAAGGGCATGACCTATGTTCATTTCGAGGATGAGAAGAAGTTCGTTGCTGCCGAACCGAACATGCCAAAAATATGGGAAAAGGATATTGCGGCACAGGGGCAGCCCGAAGCCGCTAAGGCAATTGCCGATATTCTGCAAAAATATCGCGCCAAGCTGGTCAACTAAGCCTGTTCTTCAGGCAACGGAAAAGGAGGCATCCTACGGATGCCTCCTTTTTTCATTTCAGTTTGGCAGATTTCAGGGCGGCAGCTAGGCTAGTTGCGCGTCGATGATGCCCTGCTGGTTTTCCTGTAGAGGCTTGCGCCGGATTTTCTGGGTCTCGGTGCGCGGGATCGCGGCAACGAATTGCAAGTAGCGAGGCAACATGTATTTCGGCACCCGGGTTGCCAGAAAATCGCGCAGTTCCTTAATGGGGAAGGGGGTATCTGCCACCACGCAGACCTTGATTTCCTCCTCCAGGATCGGATCCGGCACCGCCACTGCGGCCACATCGCGTACCTTGCTAAAGGCCAGAATCAGTTCTTCCAAGGCAGTAGGCGAGATATTTTCGCCGCCCTTTCGGATGATTTCTTTGCTACGACCGAGGAAATAGAGGAAGCCATCTTCGTCGAAACGGCCGAGATCGCCGCTGTGAAACCATAAATTCCGCGATGCCTCCTGGGAGGCAGCCGGGTTGTTCCAGTATTCCAGCAGGATGCGGAAAGGTTCGCGGGGGCGCATCACGATTTCCCCAGGTTTGCCATGCGACACCGGATTGTCTTGTCCATCCACCAGCATCAGTTCGATGTCGTCGCGCACCTTGCCACAAGAGCCAAAGCGGTAATGTGCGACGGAGTTTGAACTGGCCCAGCCGGCGGTTTCCGACATGCCATAGAGCTCGAACGGCGTGACTCCGAACCGATCCTGCATCCTGTGCCATATTTCTGGCGAGCAGCCACCACCGACACAGCGAGTGACGCGGTGATTCCTGTCGCCGTCGGGCAGTTTGGCCGCAATCATCGCCAGCACAGAACCGACATAGGTGAACATAGTGGCGTCGAACTGCCGCGCCTCATCGAACACCCGGCTGGCCGAGAAGCGTTTGCGGATGATGATGGTGCAGCCGGTTTCCAACGCAGTCATCACGGCATAAATCTGCGGGTTGGCATGAAACAGCGGCAGCATCACCATGATGCGGTCGTCCATTGTGATATTCAGGGATTCGGCTAGCCGCCGGCCGCTCTCCAA is a genomic window containing:
- a CDS encoding aminotransferase-like domain-containing protein; this encodes MAGAGEFNKRDTLVGELAAKLRDQIVSGVLAEGSRLPSIRKAVVKFSVSKNTVVEAYDRLVLANLVAAKPGSGFVVIYRGEAENLKPKHVAEAVDIASLLSAQLSQSFEIRVGDGRPPASWTEQSEIKRHLSGIGRMLPADADAYGSALGYFPLRQQIAQRLRGQQVQVGEEGLLLTFGANHALDLIIRAMLMPGDTVLVDEPGYYPLFAKLALAQVRMVGIRRLPDGPDVDDLLAKIQSERPKLFFTQSLGHNPTGGSITLPVAHAVLKIATQFNLLIVEDDPFVDLPTIAKSRLATLDQLNNVIMVGTFSKTLSASLRSGFIAARSDRIAALAELKMLTTVNSSGHVERLIHRLLVEGHYDRHLKRLGQRTEVALAGVQENLLRAGQRIYSQSNGGYYLYLMLPEGIDDMEFARQGARQSIFIAPGSLFCLDKNNHLARGIRINVSRADNTKFYEFLSRHSS
- a CDS encoding TRAP transporter substrate-binding protein, with amino-acid sequence MLKFTGYVAAAVVSALCMASPVRADEAYPRLNFTYAHMVAANNALAKFDVRWMEIVEQRSGGRIKFKVFWSGAMGGPTEIPDLVGSGSVDFGSTALGYLPSQFPLSGVVGNMQRTFATPTDARQASMEIFSLPPVQAELTKANIVILNTTTANPYNLTCTKPIKTMDELKGKRIRANGKYPPIFFNTFGASPQTIAFAEMYEGLEKGLIDCAWMSHDFAISSKLNEVAKFAIDLNLGAVPATQLLVNRKKFVGLPKKVQELLMSAAEQSSVDEAKYLAEVMTNTIKVDMPAKGMTYVHFEDEKKFVAAEPNMPKIWEKDIAAQGQPEAAKAIADILQKYRAKLVN
- a CDS encoding class I adenylate-forming enzyme family protein, yielding MSTLAVKLAERAQRDGSRPAIVTDEGTWSWAELAGQSFRLSSYLRRQGLRKGDRVALICGNRAAYLIAWFAAANVGAIAVTVNVGLVGDGLRYALVQSQSSFLLIEEALHKTLAAEIDQIDQPLIKLRFADEADIATMTQNESEDEIYAGLGSDPITIVYTSGTTGAPKGVLNCHTAYLESGRRLAESLNITMDDRIMVMLPLFHANPQIYAVMTALETGCTIIIRKRFSASRVFDEARQFDATMFTYVGSVLAMIAAKLPDGDRNHRVTRCVGGGCSPEIWHRMQDRFGVTPFELYGMSETAGWASSNSVAHYRFGSCGKVRDDIELMLVDGQDNPVSHGKPGEIVMRPREPFRILLEYWNNPAASQEASRNLWFHSGDLGRFDEDGFLYFLGRSKEIIRKGGENISPTALEELILAFSKVRDVAAVAVPDPILEEEIKVCVVADTPFPIKELRDFLATRVPKYMLPRYLQFVAAIPRTETQKIRRKPLQENQQGIIDAQLA